In the bacterium genome, GCCAAAGGCGGATTCGCCTCAGAGAAAAACCACCGTCAGCTTGGAAATCCGCCTTAGGCGGACTAAAGTCGGTGGCTTTCTCTAACGGGGTAAAGCAATTTCAGTCCCCTATTCCTATCGTCCCCTATTCCTATTTGGGACGTTGCGAATTATATATTCAAAATTTAAAATATATATACGGCCTTATTCCTGATGATTTAAACTGGATAATTAAAAATATCATTGCCGTGACATAAACTGCCTGCAAAAATATTGGAGAATTTGTTATTATATTTTCACTTTTTGATCTGACTGCCTCGGGCATAAAATGGCTCGCAAAACCTATCAAAATAAGCACGGAAACCAGTTGGAAACTTGAAATAAGCTGAATGAATATTTGCCCATTAAAATTAACGGATATTTGTTTTATTATATCAATTGCAACCGGATAACTTTTTGCCCGGAAAAATATCCACGCTAAACAAACAAAATTAAATGTGAAAATAATGCTTAGATATTTAAAATATTTATTTTCCTTAATTCCAACGATACTACGAAATATTTTATTAAAAATCAGCCCCAACCCATGTATCCCTCCCCAAATTATAAATTTCCATCCTGCGCCATGCCATAAACCGGCAAGAAGCATTGTCACAAATAAATTTAAATATTGTCTTATTTTTCCTTTTCTATTGCCCCCGAGCGGGATATAGACATAATCTCTAAACCATGTTGAAAGAGAAATATGCCATCTTCTCCAGAACTCGGTAAGATTTGATGAAACATACGGAGAATTAAAATTTACGCATAGTTTGAAACCCATTAATAAGGCAATCCCGGTCGCTATATCAGAATACCCGGAAAAATCGCAATAGATTTGCAGAGCATATCCATAAACTGCAAAAAGATTTTCAACGCCGGAATAAAGTTTTGGATTATCAAAAACTCTATCAACAAAATTGATGCTTATGTAATCAGCAATTATTGCTTTTTTAAACAGGCCAGCGAGTATCAAATAAAGCGCTTTACCTATATCTTCTTTTCTGACAAAAACATCTCTGCCAATTTGAGAGATAAATTCGCCGGCACGTGTAATTGGACCTGATAAAATCTCCGGGAAAAACGATACAAAAAACCAGTAGTCTAAAATATTATTGGCCCTCTTAATTTTACCGCGATAAACATCGATTATATAACTTAGTGATTTAAACGTGTAAAAAGAAATCCCTATAGGCAAAATTATATTTGATGTCATAAGGTTTTTCGAAAAAATACTGTTTATATTGCTGATAAATAAACCGGCATACTTAAAATAGGAAAGGATCCCGATATTGATTAATAAACTGCAAATAAGTAAGATTTGCTTCTTTGTTTTAGAACCCGTTTTATCAATATATTCAGCAAGGATATAGTCCGAGATGGCAGTAAACAACAGGAGTAACACAAATACGCCGTTCGATTTGTAATAAAAATATGTTGAGAATAAACATATATAGATTATTTTTGCTTTCTGATTTTTATGGACAAACTGGTATATAAATAGGAATCCAATAAAAAGAAAAAAGAAAAAAGCCGTATTGAAAATCAAAGGCTGTTTTGGATTATACAAAAACACGCGTAAAAATTTATCCAAATCGAATTTAAGCATGTTAAACTACCTTCTTAAAAAGGCTTCAAATAAAAGTTTTCCCTGCAGTTCATAACCGTTTTTAAAAAAATGTATCCTGTCATTTTGAACAAGCGATTTTTTATGCCACTTTTCAATGGAACCATCACCACCCATTATGGAATATAAATCCCAATAGGCATAATTATTTTTAAGAGCATAATTTATGATTGAATTTCTGATAAAACCCAGCTTTTCATTTTTTAAATATACTTTCTTTTTATAATATTCCTTTACCCTTTTACCGCTTTTATCTTTCTTATATGCGAAATCCGTTATCCGCCGTGTTAATAAATTATCCGGGGGAATGGTGAATAATATGTCCAAATTTGGATTATAATGTTTTATTTTGCTTATAAACCTATTAACAGAATCATTAAAATTTTCAGGGTTGATAATTTTGCCAAGTGATTCATTGGTCCCGAGAGAAATTATCAGTAAATCAGGACTCAAAACAGATAATTGTTTGATTGAACTTTCATTATTATTAAAATCATCAAATGTAGCGCCGTTTATGCCTAGTGAATTATATATAATCCCATAATAACCATTTTCAAAAAGCATACCATAAAACCTGAAATGGTCTTCATTTTTATTAACCTGTTGAGTTCTTAATTTTACTGATTTGAGAGGCCCATCAAACCGAAAAACGTCATAAAATTCCCCGGAACCATCAACAAAAACACCAGGAGTATTATTAAATCTTCCCGCTTCATTTAAAAAATAGCCAAATGCCCTCTCATCTTTTTCATAAAACACCGTAACTTTGTTAAAACTATAATCAACATCTTTATTGTCTTTTAAATTTATAGTAATTTCACTGCCGGGGGCAAATGTTTCAATGGATATTCCGCATAAACCGACAGTCATTTCAGGATGTTTATTTTTAATACTATCATGTTTCCACTTTTTATTAGAAAAAGAAATATAAGAAGAAGAGGAATTAGTCCTTGCCAGTTTATAAGGAAAAATAATCCCAAGCCCCGCGTTTCCAAAATACCTATGAAATAACATTCTAAGTTCCCCGGTAAAATAATCTGCCTGAATATGAGAATCGCCTATATGAATAATTAATATTTTACTTTTATTTGTATTTTTCAGGTTTTCCAGCTTGTTATAAAATACCTTTAAAGATTCACTATTTTCAATTTTATTTTTGTCATAATTTATAAAATTGAATTCTTTTTTAATAGAATGTCCCACCGGGCCGTTAATTATATCCGCCCCTGCTAAATTTGGATTTAAAAAAAACATTAAAAAAAACAAAAATAGTTTCATTAATTATCCTTTTTATTTATTATTGCCCTGTATAAAAGTTCCGCCAATATTCTGCCGCCGGACATATTAAAATGAGTAAAATCGTAATTAGCCTGTTTATTTTCGACATATCTGACCATTGATTTTTCAGAACCCATAACATAATATAGATTCCAGAAAGAAGATTTTGAAAGATTTGCAATATTATATTGTTCTTTAACCAGAAGGGGAATCCTTGGATTTGTATCATACTCACCATTATCATTCTTTATTGAAATATCATGAACGCTTATTGTTAAAACAGCCGCAGTTTTTATGTTTTCATTAATATATTTAATTGCACTTACCATTTGTCTTTGATACCATTTATAAGTTTTATAGACCGGATCAATTATGTTTGAACCATATTGCAGAATAATAAGGTCGTAATGCAAAATATCATTGAATTTTTTTATTAATCCGCCATCTATTTTTTTTATTTCAATTCCTGAAATTCCCCTATATGAGAAATTGTCAATATAAACACCACCCTTATCATCAAAATTCACGCCATATATAAACATTTCAGCGTTTGACAAAATATTTATTTTTACCTTCCTGAATACTTTATCAGGTGTTATTGTTATGGTTTCCAAATCTTCACCAATTTCAAGAGGCCTGATTATCCTTTTTGTATCATCAATCGTAAATACGGCATAAGATTTTGTTTTTACATGACTGTAGTAAATTGATACCGAATTAAAAAACTGGAGAGTTTTATAAATTTTTGCCGCTCTGTATTCTGTCCAGCTTGAGTTATCAATATCTTTTAATATAGCATTTTCATCTAAAGCGGAATC is a window encoding:
- a CDS encoding MBOAT family O-acyltransferase; protein product: MLKFDLDKFLRVFLYNPKQPLIFNTAFFFFLFIGFLFIYQFVHKNQKAKIIYICLFSTYFYYKSNGVFVLLLLFTAISDYILAEYIDKTGSKTKKQILLICSLLINIGILSYFKYAGLFISNINSIFSKNLMTSNIILPIGISFYTFKSLSYIIDVYRGKIKRANNILDYWFFVSFFPEILSGPITRAGEFISQIGRDVFVRKEDIGKALYLILAGLFKKAIIADYISINFVDRVFDNPKLYSGVENLFAVYGYALQIYCDFSGYSDIATGIALLMGFKLCVNFNSPYVSSNLTEFWRRWHISLSTWFRDYVYIPLGGNRKGKIRQYLNLFVTMLLAGLWHGAGWKFIIWGGIHGLGLIFNKIFRSIVGIKENKYFKYLSIIFTFNFVCLAWIFFRAKSYPVAIDIIKQISVNFNGQIFIQLISSFQLVSVLILIGFASHFMPEAVRSKSENIITNSPIFLQAVYVTAMIFLIIQFKSSGIRPYIYFKF
- a CDS encoding SGNH/GDSL hydrolase family protein, with amino-acid sequence MKLFLFFLMFFLNPNLAGADIINGPVGHSIKKEFNFINYDKNKIENSESLKVFYNKLENLKNTNKSKILIIHIGDSHIQADYFTGELRMLFHRYFGNAGLGIIFPYKLARTNSSSSYISFSNKKWKHDSIKNKHPEMTVGLCGISIETFAPGSEITINLKDNKDVDYSFNKVTVFYEKDERAFGYFLNEAGRFNNTPGVFVDGSGEFYDVFRFDGPLKSVKLRTQQVNKNEDHFRFYGMLFENGYYGIIYNSLGINGATFDDFNNNESSIKQLSVLSPDLLIISLGTNESLGKIINPENFNDSVNRFISKIKHYNPNLDILFTIPPDNLLTRRITDFAYKKDKSGKRVKEYYKKKVYLKNEKLGFIRNSIINYALKNNYAYWDLYSIMGGDGSIEKWHKKSLVQNDRIHFFKNGYELQGKLLFEAFLRR